In one Streptomyces venezuelae genomic region, the following are encoded:
- a CDS encoding MFS transporter, with the protein MSREQRGPNEKLGTVLALAGISNAGLARRVNDLGAQRGLTLRYDKTSVARWVSKGMVPQGAAPHLIAAAIGQKLGRPVPLHEIGLADADPAPEVGLAFPRDVGAAVKSATELYRLDLAGRRAGGGGIWQSLAGSFAVSAYATPASRWLITPADSSVARDVTREVPRDPVHADDGGAPMKVGHSDVLKLREAAEDARRWDSKYGGGDWRSSMVPECLRVEAAPLLLGSYSDEVGRALFGASAELTRLAGWMAFDTGQQEAAQRYYIQALRLARAAADVPLGGYVLASMSLQATYRGFGDEGVDLAQAALERNRGLATARTMSFFRLVEARAHARANDAQAAGAALRAAEGWLERARDGDNDPSWLGFYSYDRFAADAAECYRDLKAPRQVRRFTEQALSRPTEEFVRSHGLRLVVSAVAELESGNLDAACEQGTRALEVAGRISSARTTEYVKDLLHRLEPYGDEPRVVELRERARPLLMAPA; encoded by the coding sequence GCGGGAATCAGCAATGCGGGACTCGCGCGCCGGGTCAACGACCTCGGCGCCCAACGCGGGTTGACGCTCCGTTACGACAAGACGTCGGTGGCCCGATGGGTGTCCAAGGGCATGGTGCCGCAGGGCGCCGCCCCGCACCTGATCGCGGCGGCCATCGGGCAGAAGCTCGGCCGCCCGGTGCCGCTGCACGAGATCGGCCTCGCGGACGCCGACCCCGCTCCGGAGGTGGGCCTCGCCTTCCCGCGCGACGTGGGGGCGGCGGTGAAGTCCGCGACCGAGCTGTACCGCCTCGATCTGGCGGGCCGGCGAGCGGGCGGCGGCGGGATCTGGCAGTCCCTGGCCGGCTCCTTCGCCGTCAGTGCCTACGCGACGCCCGCCTCACGCTGGCTGATAACCCCAGCGGACAGCTCCGTCGCGCGTGACGTCACGCGCGAGGTGCCCCGCGACCCCGTGCACGCCGACGACGGCGGCGCGCCGATGAAGGTCGGCCACAGCGACGTACTGAAGCTGCGGGAGGCGGCCGAGGACGCGCGCCGCTGGGACTCCAAGTACGGCGGCGGCGACTGGCGCTCCTCGATGGTCCCCGAGTGTCTGCGGGTGGAGGCGGCGCCGCTGCTGCTCGGCTCGTACTCCGACGAGGTCGGACGTGCCCTCTTCGGAGCCTCCGCCGAGCTGACGCGCCTGGCCGGCTGGATGGCCTTCGACACGGGCCAGCAGGAGGCCGCCCAGCGCTACTACATCCAGGCGCTGCGGCTCGCGCGCGCGGCGGCGGACGTCCCCCTCGGGGGGTACGTATTGGCGTCCATGTCCCTCCAGGCGACCTACCGCGGCTTCGGGGACGAGGGAGTCGACCTCGCGCAGGCCGCGCTGGAACGGAACAGGGGTCTTGCGACCGCGCGCACGATGAGCTTCTTCCGCCTCGTCGAGGCACGGGCACACGCGCGTGCCAACGACGCGCAGGCCGCGGGGGCGGCGCTGCGGGCCGCCGAGGGCTGGCTGGAGCGGGCCCGTGACGGTGACAACGACCCGTCGTGGCTCGGCTTCTACTCCTACGACCGCTTCGCCGCCGACGCCGCCGAGTGCTACCGCGACCTGAAGGCGCCGCGGCAGGTGCGGCGCTTCACGGAGCAGGCGCTGTCCCGCCCCACGGAGGAGTTCGTGCGCTCGCACGGCCTGCGGCTCGTGGTGTCGGCCGTCGCCGAGCTGGAGTCCGGGAACCTCGACGCGGCGTGCGAGCAGGGGACGCGTGCCCTTGAGGTCGCCGGGCGGATCTCGTCCGCGCGGACCACGGAGTACGTGAAGGATCTGCTGCACCGGCTGGAGCCGTACGGGGACGAGCCGCGGGTGGTCGAGCTGCGGGAGCGGGCGCGGCCTCTGCTGATGGCTCCGGCGTAG
- the lhgO gene encoding L-2-hydroxyglutarate oxidase, with the protein MLVIGGGIVGLATAYALTRTTPGTRVTVLEKEAGPARHQTGRNSGVIHSGIYYRPGSLKARYAVRGAAEMVKFCAEYGVAHEVTGKLIVATERDELPRLHALVQRGRENGIPVRELGPAQITEYEPEVRGLAAIHVGTTGTCDYGTVAARLAEASGAEIRYGVRGEVVRIDRRADRGVAVLTADGAVVRGKVLVNCAGLHCDGIARLTGDDPEMRIVPFRGEYFELARPELVRGLVYPVPDPAFPFLGVHLTRGIDGGVHVGPNAVPALAREGYGWSVVRPRELAGTIGWPGSWHMARRHWRYGAGELRRSASKSAFTEAVRRLLPAVRADDLVAAPAGVRAQAVLRDGTLVDDFLIREGARAVHVLNAPSPAATASLPIGREVARRAVSALRDAEGN; encoded by the coding sequence ATGCTGGTGATCGGCGGCGGGATCGTCGGGCTCGCGACGGCGTATGCCCTCACGCGCACCACTCCCGGCACGCGGGTCACGGTTCTGGAGAAGGAGGCGGGCCCCGCCCGGCACCAGACGGGCCGCAACAGCGGCGTGATCCACAGCGGGATCTACTACCGCCCGGGCTCCCTCAAGGCGCGGTACGCGGTCCGTGGCGCCGCCGAGATGGTCAAGTTCTGCGCGGAGTACGGCGTCGCGCACGAGGTCACCGGCAAGCTCATCGTCGCCACGGAGCGGGACGAGCTGCCGCGGCTGCACGCGCTGGTCCAGCGCGGCAGGGAGAACGGCATTCCGGTGCGCGAGCTGGGGCCCGCGCAGATCACCGAGTACGAACCGGAGGTCCGCGGACTCGCCGCGATCCACGTCGGCACGACCGGGACGTGTGACTACGGCACGGTGGCCGCGCGCCTGGCCGAGGCGTCCGGGGCGGAGATCCGGTACGGCGTCCGGGGCGAGGTCGTCCGGATCGACCGCCGCGCCGACCGGGGCGTCGCCGTCCTCACCGCCGACGGGGCCGTCGTGCGCGGCAAGGTCCTCGTGAACTGCGCGGGGCTGCACTGCGACGGGATCGCGCGGCTCACCGGGGACGACCCCGAGATGCGGATCGTGCCGTTCCGGGGGGAGTACTTCGAGCTGGCCAGGCCCGAGCTGGTGCGGGGCCTCGTCTATCCCGTGCCCGATCCGGCGTTCCCCTTCCTCGGCGTCCACCTCACGCGGGGCATCGACGGCGGCGTCCACGTGGGGCCGAACGCGGTGCCGGCGCTGGCGCGGGAGGGGTACGGGTGGTCGGTCGTCCGGCCCCGTGAGCTCGCCGGGACGATCGGGTGGCCCGGGTCCTGGCACATGGCGCGGCGGCACTGGCGGTACGGGGCGGGGGAGCTGCGGCGGTCCGCGTCCAAGTCCGCGTTCACCGAGGCGGTGCGGAGGTTGTTGCCCGCCGTGCGGGCCGATGATCTCGTGGCTGCGCCTGCGGGGGTGCGGGCGCAGGCGGTGCTTCGGGACGGGACGTTGGTCGACGACTTCCTCATACGGGAGGGGGCGCGGGCGGTGCACGTTCTGAACGCGCCCTCGCCGGCCGCGACGGCGTCTCTGCCGATCGGCAGGGAGGTTGCCCGGCGGGCGGTTTCCGCGTTGCGGGATGCGGAGGGGAACTGA
- the trmB gene encoding tRNA (guanosine(46)-N7)-methyltransferase TrmB yields the protein MSDSSRNADAPDGRPGRTDASEPPRGGGRVTAAPRFPGGPSPDPAGSHHERRIRSFQPRRSRVTTSQGDALRRLWPTWGLDIDGLRTLDLAELFGDEQGPRPDLPVVLEIGFGMGEATAQMAAADPDTGILAVDVHTPGQGNLLGLAERAGLDNVRVANGDAIILLREMLPAECLAGLRVYFPDPWPKARHHKRRLIQPEFLNLAAPSLKPGALLHCATDWEPYAEQMLEVLTEHPDFENTQADGGYAPRPDFRPRTRFEGQGLDKGHVVHDLLFRRVAPATATAQD from the coding sequence GTGTCTGACTCATCTCGTAACGCCGATGCTCCCGACGGTCGTCCCGGCCGGACCGACGCCTCTGAACCGCCGCGCGGTGGGGGGCGGGTCACGGCGGCTCCTCGGTTTCCCGGGGGCCCCTCGCCCGATCCCGCGGGGTCGCACCACGAGCGGCGGATCCGTAGTTTCCAGCCCCGGCGGAGCCGGGTGACCACCAGCCAGGGGGACGCCCTGCGGCGGCTGTGGCCCACGTGGGGGCTGGACATCGACGGGCTCCGCACCCTCGACCTCGCCGAGCTGTTCGGCGACGAGCAGGGGCCGCGCCCCGACCTGCCCGTCGTCCTGGAGATCGGTTTCGGCATGGGTGAGGCCACCGCCCAGATGGCCGCCGCCGACCCGGACACCGGCATCCTCGCCGTCGACGTGCACACCCCGGGCCAGGGCAACCTCCTCGGCCTCGCCGAGCGCGCCGGCCTCGACAACGTCCGCGTCGCCAACGGGGACGCGATCATTCTGCTGCGGGAGATGCTGCCGGCCGAGTGTCTTGCCGGGCTGCGCGTCTACTTTCCCGACCCCTGGCCCAAGGCCCGCCACCACAAGCGGCGCCTCATCCAGCCCGAGTTCCTCAACCTCGCCGCGCCCTCCCTCAAGCCCGGCGCGCTGCTGCACTGCGCGACCGACTGGGAGCCGTACGCCGAGCAGATGCTCGAGGTGCTCACCGAGCACCCCGACTTCGAGAACACGCAGGCCGACGGCGGATACGCGCCGCGCCCCGACTTCCGCCCCCGCACCCGCTTCGAGGGCCAGGGCCTGGACAAGGGCCACGTCGTCCACGACCTGCTGTTCCGACGCGTCGCCCCCGCCACGGCGACCGCCCAGGACTGA
- a CDS encoding PrsW family intramembrane metalloprotease, which yields MATGSSYPIPPEAPAPRELLRVRWWQRRAIRVAALVTLLTLSGLVILALVREQTGTEGFLVGLGLATVPVPLLVAAFRWLDRVAPGPWRNLLFSFSWGACAAALVAIVANSFAIRWIATATADPGSADNIGATVIAPIVEESAKAAAVLLVFLFRRRDFTGIVDGVVIAGVTATGFAFTENILYLGNAFVTDQLSRESGLASVTAATFFVRVVMSPFAHPLFTVLTGIGFGIAALSAERQMVRRVLLPLTGLLLAMGMHALWNGSAVFGQFGFFTVYALFMLPAFGLLTWLAIWTRQRELRTIREVLPVYAAAGWLTPPEPFALGSMRARSLARDYAAYTWGKPAARTVAEYQMYATSLAFLRHRGRRGRAGADFVVRERELLEKLWERREPARPALAYAAQATAPVMPPMPYGMYGAPGAPGVHGWPPQPHPAYGYPATYNPYRP from the coding sequence GTGGCCACCGGTTCTTCGTATCCGATACCCCCCGAGGCACCCGCCCCGAGGGAGCTCCTCCGTGTCCGCTGGTGGCAGCGGCGCGCGATACGCGTCGCCGCGCTCGTCACCCTGCTCACCCTGTCGGGCCTGGTGATCCTCGCCCTGGTGAGGGAGCAGACCGGCACCGAGGGCTTCCTCGTCGGGCTCGGCCTCGCGACCGTCCCCGTACCGCTCCTCGTCGCCGCGTTCCGCTGGCTGGACCGCGTGGCACCGGGCCCGTGGCGGAACCTCCTCTTCTCCTTCTCCTGGGGCGCCTGCGCGGCCGCGCTCGTCGCGATCGTGGCGAACAGCTTCGCGATCCGCTGGATAGCGACCGCCACCGCCGACCCCGGCAGCGCGGACAACATCGGCGCGACCGTCATAGCCCCGATCGTCGAGGAGAGCGCGAAGGCCGCCGCCGTGCTCCTCGTCTTCCTCTTCCGCAGACGCGACTTCACCGGGATCGTCGACGGCGTCGTCATAGCGGGGGTGACCGCGACCGGGTTCGCGTTCACCGAGAACATCCTCTACCTGGGCAACGCCTTCGTCACCGACCAGCTCAGCCGCGAGAGCGGCCTCGCCTCCGTGACCGCCGCGACCTTCTTCGTGCGCGTCGTCATGTCGCCGTTCGCGCACCCCCTCTTCACCGTCCTGACCGGCATCGGCTTCGGGATCGCCGCGCTCTCGGCCGAGCGGCAGATGGTGCGCCGCGTGCTGCTCCCGCTCACCGGGCTGCTCCTCGCGATGGGCATGCACGCCCTGTGGAACGGCTCCGCGGTCTTCGGGCAGTTCGGGTTCTTCACCGTGTACGCCCTCTTCATGCTCCCGGCGTTCGGCCTGCTGACCTGGCTGGCCATCTGGACCCGCCAGCGCGAGCTGCGCACGATCCGCGAGGTGCTGCCCGTGTACGCGGCGGCGGGCTGGCTCACACCGCCCGAACCGTTCGCGCTGGGCTCGATGCGCGCCCGCTCACTGGCCCGCGACTACGCCGCGTACACCTGGGGAAAGCCCGCGGCCCGCACGGTCGCGGAGTACCAGATGTACGCGACGTCCCTCGCGTTCCTGCGCCACCGCGGCCGCCGCGGACGGGCCGGTGCCGACTTCGTCGTACGCGAGCGGGAGCTCCTCGAGAAGCTGTGGGAGCGCCGCGAACCGGCCCGCCCCGCCCTCGCCTACGCGGCACAGGCGACGGCGCCGGTCATGCCCCCGATGCCGTACGGGATGTACGGGGCGCCCGGGGCACCAGGGGTGCACGGCTGGCCCCCGCAGCCCCACCCGGCCTACGGCTACCCGGCCACGTACAACCCCTACCGCCCCTAG